The following are from one region of the Nitrospiria bacterium genome:
- a CDS encoding PAS domain S-box protein, with the protein MFLGLLESAPDSIVISDKNGRIVLVNHQTEKLFGYNRNELLGESVEILMPTGFREKHVGHRANFMSQPGTRPMGLGLDLVGRRKDGSEFPVEISLSQVKKGKGLLVTSVIRDITDRKQVEHEIRRLNRKLEERVIQRTAQLERERDKAQKFLDVAGVILLVLEPDETVSLINKMGCEVLGFEEKEILGKNWIDHFIPEKMREEIRTVFKKVMKGGLRSDEYFENPVLTKTGEERVILWHNILLKNELGEVYSCLSSGLDITEKLQLEHQIRRAEKLAAVGQLVSGLAHEIGTPLGVIGGRAEYMLRKIPQEDPIRENLTRIITQIDRITKIVNQLLSFARKKPPEVRSVRLVPILQDVLSLLEHQTQKQGISISLDFFETLPEALVDPDQIQQVFLNLILNAIQSMPQGGSLKVRLSQTIPRRDREDPLQDHYLKIQFSDTGFGIPEENLNRIFDPFFTTKDVGKGTGLGLTTSFNIVKNHGGWIDVRSRIQEGSIFCIYLPFDSSQGEPVHG; encoded by the coding sequence ATGTTTTTAGGGCTTTTGGAGTCTGCTCCTGATTCCATTGTTATTTCAGACAAAAATGGAAGGATCGTGCTGGTCAATCATCAAACCGAAAAACTATTTGGGTACAACCGGAACGAGCTTTTAGGGGAGTCAGTGGAGATTTTAATGCCAACCGGGTTTCGTGAAAAGCATGTGGGGCATCGTGCCAACTTTATGTCCCAACCGGGGACCCGACCCATGGGATTAGGATTGGACCTGGTGGGGAGACGAAAAGATGGGTCTGAATTTCCCGTTGAAATCAGTCTGAGCCAGGTGAAAAAAGGGAAGGGTTTATTGGTGACCAGTGTAATTAGGGATATTACTGATCGGAAACAGGTTGAACATGAAATACGGAGATTGAATCGAAAACTGGAAGAACGGGTAATCCAACGCACAGCACAGTTAGAAAGGGAGAGAGATAAGGCTCAAAAATTTCTAGATGTTGCAGGTGTTATCCTTTTGGTTTTAGAGCCCGATGAAACGGTTTCATTGATTAATAAAATGGGCTGTGAGGTTTTGGGTTTTGAGGAAAAAGAGATTCTGGGAAAAAACTGGATTGATCATTTTATACCTGAAAAAATGAGAGAGGAAATCCGGACTGTTTTTAAAAAAGTCATGAAAGGGGGGCTCCGGTCGGATGAATATTTTGAAAACCCGGTGTTGACCAAAACCGGGGAGGAACGGGTTATTTTATGGCATAATATTCTTTTAAAAAATGAGCTGGGGGAAGTTTATTCCTGTTTGAGTTCTGGGTTAGATATTACCGAAAAACTTCAATTGGAACACCAAATTCGCCGTGCAGAAAAACTTGCAGCAGTAGGGCAATTGGTGTCGGGATTGGCCCATGAAATCGGAACTCCCTTGGGGGTGATTGGAGGAAGGGCAGAGTATATGCTACGGAAAATACCTCAGGAAGACCCCATTCGAGAAAACCTGACTCGGATTATTACACAAATTGACCGGATTACAAAAATAGTGAACCAATTATTAAGTTTTGCCAGGAAAAAACCTCCCGAGGTCCGATCCGTGCGTTTGGTTCCGATCCTCCAGGATGTCCTTTCCCTTTTGGAACACCAAACCCAAAAGCAGGGTATTTCCATTTCATTGGATTTTTTCGAAACCCTTCCAGAAGCCCTGGTGGACCCCGATCAAATTCAACAGGTTTTTTTAAATCTCATTTTAAATGCAATTCAGTCCATGCCCCAAGGCGGGAGCTTAAAGGTTAGGCTGAGCCAGACCATTCCCAGACGGGATCGTGAAGATCCGTTACAGGATCATTATTTGAAAATTCAATTTTCCGATACGGGATTTGGTATTCCAGAGGAAAACCTGAACAGAATATTTGATCCTTTTTTTACCACCAAAGATGTGGGAAAAGGAACCGGTTTGGGTTTGACCACGAGTTTCAATATTGTGAAGAATCATGGGGGTTGGATCGACGTGCGCAGCCGGATCCAAGAGGGTAGTATTTTTTGCATTTATCTTCCCTTCGATTCCTCTCAAGGAGAACCCGTCCATGGATAA
- a CDS encoding YIP1 family protein, producing MSFLSEYQPFFDRTLRAAKLDVKLYEEVEADKSATPQALAVVVLSSLAAGIGTIGQIGGYGNLLEALFFSVLGWLIMAGLTYWVGTRILPEPQTKANFGELLRTIGFSTAPGLIRVLGILPGLTHLVFIVAAVWNLIALVIAVRQALDYESTWRAMGVCVIGWIVQFLILVPVFLLSPQNL from the coding sequence ATGTCTTTCCTTTCCGAGTACCAGCCGTTTTTTGATCGCACGCTTCGGGCGGCAAAGCTTGATGTAAAACTTTACGAAGAGGTGGAGGCTGATAAATCCGCCACGCCCCAGGCTTTGGCAGTAGTCGTCCTATCCAGTTTGGCAGCCGGTATCGGCACCATTGGGCAAATCGGAGGGTATGGGAATTTATTAGAAGCTTTATTTTTTTCGGTTTTAGGTTGGTTAATCATGGCAGGTTTGACCTATTGGGTTGGAACCCGAATCTTGCCGGAACCTCAAACCAAGGCAAATTTTGGGGAGCTCCTTAGAACCATTGGTTTTTCAACTGCTCCGGGGCTTATCCGGGTTTTGGGGATTCTTCCTGGGTTGACCCACTTGGTATTTATCGTTGCTGCCGTTTGGAATTTGATTGCGCTGGTTATTGCGGTCCGGCAGGCTCTTGATTATGAATCTACGTGGCGTGCGATGGGTGTTTGCGTCATCGGTTGGATTGTCCAGTTTTTAATCCTGGTCCCCGTATTTCTTCTTTCCCCGCAAAACCTCTAA
- a CDS encoding LemA family protein, protein MMKAGRIALVILGVVLGSLFLAGGCIYSGYNQAIILDEDVKSRWAQVENQLQRRFDLIPNLIETVKGVAGQEEKIFLGVAEARKAYFQSGTIGEKAKAAGQVESALSRLLFLRETYPQLKSNESFLKLQDQLEGSENRLAVERKRYNDGVRELNTFTRKLLGRFYASLAGVGPAEYFEIEEGARDVPKVKF, encoded by the coding sequence ATGATGAAAGCAGGGCGAATCGCATTAGTTATTTTGGGGGTGGTTCTGGGAAGTCTCTTTTTAGCGGGAGGATGTATCTATTCCGGATATAATCAAGCCATTATCCTGGATGAGGATGTAAAAAGTCGATGGGCACAAGTGGAAAACCAGCTGCAGAGAAGGTTTGACCTAATCCCCAATTTAATTGAAACCGTGAAAGGGGTGGCAGGGCAGGAGGAAAAAATATTTTTAGGGGTGGCGGAGGCCCGAAAGGCTTATTTCCAATCCGGTACCATTGGGGAAAAAGCCAAAGCCGCTGGTCAAGTTGAAAGCGCCCTTTCCCGTTTACTTTTTTTAAGGGAAACCTACCCCCAATTAAAATCAAATGAGTCTTTCCTAAAACTTCAGGATCAACTGGAAGGAAGCGAAAACCGGTTGGCCGTGGAGCGAAAACGGTATAATGACGGAGTGAGGGAATTAAACACCTTTACCCGAAAATTACTGGGACGTTTTTATGCCAGTTTAGCAGGTGTGGGACCTGCGGAGTATTTCGAAATTGAAGAAGGGGCCCGAGATGTTCCCAAGGTCAAGTTTTAA
- a CDS encoding TPM domain-containing protein, with protein sequence MVTIQDTGVFVIDSAHILDPAVQPRLEGWFKELEQKTGAQVKVLTVQTIEGEDFSGFVQRHAELWNLGQKGKDNGVLIALALNERQVRIQTGYGLEGMIPDSWAGSLSRETANHFFSKGQFSQGLYHMGVAVANQIADSEKVQLTGIPDYRFQGENRDGGLPLSFLGSGLIPLIFFFYLLSSFSRRRRYHQTWGGGSMLEGVLLGGVLGAILGGRRSSWGTGIGGGFGGGFGGGSFGGGGGFGGGGGGARW encoded by the coding sequence ATGGTCACCATTCAGGATACGGGGGTTTTTGTGATTGATTCAGCTCATATTTTAGACCCTGCGGTTCAACCCCGTTTGGAGGGGTGGTTCAAAGAGTTGGAACAGAAAACAGGTGCCCAGGTAAAAGTTCTAACCGTTCAAACCATAGAAGGGGAAGATTTTTCCGGGTTTGTCCAGCGGCATGCCGAATTGTGGAATTTGGGTCAAAAAGGAAAAGATAACGGAGTTTTAATTGCATTGGCTTTGAACGAAAGGCAAGTTCGGATTCAAACCGGATATGGCCTAGAGGGGATGATTCCAGATTCATGGGCAGGGTCACTTTCACGGGAAACAGCTAATCATTTTTTCTCAAAAGGGCAATTTTCGCAAGGTCTCTACCACATGGGCGTTGCCGTAGCCAACCAGATTGCCGATTCGGAAAAGGTTCAACTGACGGGGATTCCGGATTACCGCTTTCAAGGGGAAAACCGAGACGGAGGGCTTCCCCTTTCTTTTCTTGGGAGCGGGTTAATCCCACTTATTTTTTTCTTTTACCTGCTGTCTTCATTCTCCAGAAGGCGCCGCTATCATCAAACCTGGGGAGGAGGAAGTATGTTGGAGGGGGTCCTGCTGGGCGGTGTGTTGGGGGCTATCCTGGGAGGGCGTCGATCTTCATGGGGAACAGGTATCGGTGGGGGATTTGGGGGAGGGTTTGGCGGTGGTTCTTTTGGTGGGGGTGGCGGATTTGGTGGGGGTGGAGGGGGAGCACGATGGTAA
- a CDS encoding TerB family tellurite resistance protein, with product MAWADGEISLEEQNFLKDFMFKFDFTGEEWAQIEMYMEDPVRPEEREALIQDFLKKINSSGERRAFLSSLEGLIQADGITTSEEEEFLKEFKQILQDTPSVKGLFNQFQGLFKKTVFKPVPGSKRSEELHEFINNRILFKVRRKLERENLSLETHPEDLAFASLFGGLMAYVASVHENLNSRELAKIQTHLKNLGTFGDEAIELILSVIQETHSKLLDSFRLVREFYEMSSPQQRRQLIDCLFDIAGSDKDLKHEEVEEVRNIAYALKLTHKEFIESKVAYLQKGKPLNKT from the coding sequence ATGGCCTGGGCGGATGGGGAAATTAGTCTGGAAGAGCAAAATTTCCTCAAAGATTTTATGTTCAAATTCGATTTTACAGGGGAGGAATGGGCCCAAATTGAAATGTATATGGAAGATCCTGTTCGTCCGGAAGAGAGGGAGGCCCTTATTCAAGATTTTTTAAAAAAAATAAATAGTTCAGGGGAACGCAGGGCTTTTCTGTCTTCTCTGGAAGGTTTAATTCAGGCCGATGGGATAACCACTTCAGAAGAAGAGGAATTTTTAAAAGAATTTAAACAAATACTCCAGGACACTCCTTCAGTAAAGGGGTTATTCAATCAATTTCAAGGCCTTTTTAAAAAAACCGTATTTAAACCCGTTCCCGGTTCCAAGAGGAGCGAGGAGTTACATGAATTTATCAATAACCGTATCCTTTTTAAAGTTCGCCGCAAACTGGAGAGGGAAAACCTTTCATTGGAGACCCACCCGGAGGATCTGGCCTTCGCTTCCCTTTTCGGGGGTTTAATGGCTTATGTGGCATCGGTTCATGAAAACCTGAATTCCCGGGAATTGGCTAAAATTCAAACCCATCTTAAAAATTTGGGAACATTCGGCGATGAAGCCATTGAACTGATCCTTTCCGTGATTCAAGAAACCCATTCAAAACTATTGGACAGTTTTCGCCTGGTCCGGGAGTTTTATGAAATGAGTTCCCCTCAACAAAGACGTCAACTCATCGATTGTCTCTTTGATATCGCCGGATCCGATAAGGACCTCAAACATGAAGAAGTCGAAGAGGTCCGAAACATTGCTTATGCTTTAAAACTCACTCATAAAGAATTTATCGAATCCAAAGTGGCCTACCTCCAAAAAGGAAAGCCATTAAACAAAACCTAA
- a CDS encoding mechanosensitive ion channel family protein: MFEGSLERFKTLLLDTSFSFAQNGLRIFLVIAGGLIILRVIRFSLHRLEVLLIKAKEPTESVPGSTRKRVDTLVGILSTIGRFAVWTVVIIISLDQVGVNVAPVIAGAGIAGLALGFGAQNLVRDVISGFFMILEDQVRVGDVAVINGTGGLVETITFRTIVLRDLAGVVHVFPNGSVSTLSNMTKGWSAYVIDVGVAYKEDTDRVVEVMREVDEDLRQDPNFGPNILGPLEVFGVDKFGESEVTIKARIKTQPIQQWAVGREYRRRLKKAFDAQGIEIPFPHRSIYIGEATKPMELLVRQSAPS, from the coding sequence ATGTTTGAGGGATCGTTGGAAAGGTTCAAAACGCTTCTATTAGATACCAGTTTTTCATTCGCCCAGAACGGGCTGAGGATTTTTTTGGTGATTGCGGGGGGGCTGATTATCCTTCGCGTGATCCGGTTTTCTCTCCACCGTCTAGAAGTCCTCCTGATCAAAGCGAAAGAACCGACGGAATCGGTCCCGGGTAGTACGAGGAAAAGGGTCGACACCTTGGTGGGGATTCTGTCGACCATCGGACGGTTCGCCGTTTGGACGGTGGTGATCATCATTTCGCTGGACCAGGTGGGGGTCAACGTCGCACCGGTTATCGCGGGAGCCGGAATTGCGGGCCTGGCATTGGGATTCGGCGCTCAAAACTTGGTAAGAGATGTGATCAGCGGCTTTTTTATGATTTTGGAAGACCAGGTCAGAGTCGGAGATGTTGCGGTGATTAATGGCACGGGGGGATTGGTGGAGACGATTACGTTTCGAACCATCGTGTTAAGGGATTTGGCCGGTGTGGTGCATGTGTTTCCCAACGGGAGCGTATCCACCCTCTCCAATATGACCAAGGGGTGGTCGGCCTACGTGATCGATGTGGGGGTGGCCTATAAAGAGGATACGGACCGGGTGGTGGAAGTCATGCGGGAGGTGGATGAAGATTTGAGACAAGATCCCAATTTTGGCCCGAACATTCTGGGTCCGCTGGAGGTATTTGGGGTGGATAAATTTGGTGAATCCGAAGTGACGATCAAGGCACGGATTAAAACTCAACCGATCCAGCAGTGGGCAGTCGGACGGGAGTACCGCCGGAGACTCAAAAAAGCATTTGATGCCCAGGGCATTGAAATTCCATTTCCCCACCGGTCGATTTACATTGGAGAGGCCACAAAACCAATGGAACTGTTGGTCAGACAAAGTGCCCCATCTTGA
- a CDS encoding multicopper oxidase domain-containing protein — MMKTVVIRSFSFISVLAFMLVLATQGAAISGEGAGHEHSNTSSATASQDTSAWEKQLKAQLEREEAAEGRTGQRERVNAAMQKLMDEIAKGSGGHAAHTGQGAFSDMSMMQQMDRSFFLGPTGVAESVSARGQCPKNAPVREFDISAINVETTINQWLDFYPGYMYVLTENVEKVRQEEKRNRDAREKSGYDPGAVSTGLQTDMIQPLNVRANQSDCVRITLRNKLDYEEVSLHIHGSSMIVKSTGEAATIANPDSIVKEDETQVFEWYVRPGEQEGAHVFHSHVGREQSSLGMIGTFIVEPMGSRYLDPLTGKETKSGWQVMIENPNLADFREFVIIYHEIGDESFRPLNRHGEMIPQRDPNTDAYRPSARAINYRSEPFGVNNLALQEKYFHHEDESLSYSSYTFGDVPTTIPRSYMGDPAKFRLVHGGGEVFHSHHPHGGTIRWLRQPKADGKESFLLTAAGNGPVKYPEVRTTSDRVDVQVIGPSEVLDLQTECGSGLCQQLAGDFLFHCHVAHHYVAGMWGYWRVYNTLQNGNYPLGSTDIMPPLQELPDRKGRMKPAVTSDKLVGKTMDWYDKKWNITAGKSDWSKPIPDVSINDWVKMMVPPAGQPGHTSDEKGQILAYDATVWDWTWEGKKALGEPEVTGTFDWPKYKSPMPGKRPPILFEAKTGKLSWPHFKPHFGKRVPFARHHGPAPWLEPIHMDKNNGALPSDPGGKGALGEETNQPARPGEQGRWSLCPENAGRKQYTIHFIQTPIQITKGLGKEKPVVDPNGLLYVLHEEEAKVRANPAGDQTIPLVYRASVYDCVDVILKSEWEDNDTTNFQMSKINIHPHFIQFDNQASDGVITGFSYEQSVRPFIQMTKEKHKGLPTPMNAVLTEDVKAGAVSIKIKMAEGATSFHVGTDLMIGADEVQTSEIRWIKDIKGDVITFSEPLKYDHKKDEISTVEFVRYRMWVDADVGTVFWHDHAFGATTWPHGGVGAMIVEPVGATYHDPKTGEPIRSGPVADIRSTEPIGYGVNGSFRELVVMPHDTVPYTAQVVTEGNPPGQPIQTAIDAGQTLSFQMPYDLDKVAVPMLNGGTHTTGGGLNFRAESVARRLKINPDASLIFSSKAHQDPSTPLLRAYLGDTVVFRLLHTLMNESHTWHVAGHAFRTERYAEKSDLRNAHHVGIAERYDLVTKAGGVQQMAGDYLHYNGRASHLSEGSWGIIRVLDKEVSDLKKLPGRDEIPASAKSVCPADAPVKTFNVIAVDLELNFNNNAPDVIEVDFDRKLLVSNPQGKIFMLEGEKSRVATDGYQPLPLTLHVNVGDCIKINLKNEMKASRASFSADMLAFDPKESHGVNVGLNPGDQTVPPGKGRTYTFYAHPTLGETAALVWDWGNFINNVRDGLFGGIVVGPKGSKYRDPLTGEDISLKSSWIADVIVDTSIPENIGRSDYRDASLFFQDEDNILGTSFMPYLQQIAGLVGVNYRSEPWLYREDNGCEPATMFTPCVVGEAGLATPTILAHAGDPVRIRVFGAFNEQNQIFSIEGHEWPFKPDMPGADMLSSLQFGGSEYLDVYLKEGAGGPFAIPGTYIWQNHRMPYAQAGQWGYLQVLPLGDRRILPLNSSGLGGKVAEGPQEENAVVPVSLNQK; from the coding sequence ATGATGAAGACCGTGGTAATAAGAAGCTTTTCATTCATTTCAGTGTTGGCCTTTATGCTGGTCTTAGCGACACAGGGCGCAGCGATCAGCGGTGAAGGGGCCGGCCATGAGCATTCCAATACTTCTTCTGCGACCGCTTCGCAGGATACCTCAGCCTGGGAAAAGCAGTTAAAGGCCCAGCTTGAGCGGGAAGAAGCCGCCGAAGGACGGACAGGTCAGCGAGAACGGGTGAATGCGGCAATGCAGAAATTGATGGACGAGATCGCGAAGGGTTCAGGCGGTCACGCTGCACATACCGGTCAGGGCGCCTTTAGCGACATGAGCATGATGCAGCAGATGGATCGAAGTTTCTTTCTTGGGCCGACGGGGGTTGCTGAAAGCGTGAGCGCCAGAGGTCAGTGCCCGAAGAACGCCCCTGTGCGCGAATTTGACATTTCGGCAATCAATGTTGAGACCACGATCAATCAATGGCTCGACTTTTATCCGGGATATATGTATGTCCTGACCGAAAACGTTGAAAAGGTCCGTCAAGAGGAAAAGCGGAACAGAGATGCCCGTGAAAAATCAGGTTATGATCCTGGGGCGGTATCCACCGGACTTCAGACCGACATGATCCAGCCGCTCAATGTCCGTGCCAACCAAAGTGATTGTGTCAGAATCACCCTGAGAAACAAATTGGACTACGAGGAAGTCAGCCTGCATATCCATGGCTCCAGCATGATTGTAAAGTCCACGGGAGAAGCGGCGACCATTGCCAATCCGGATTCCATTGTCAAGGAAGATGAGACTCAGGTTTTCGAATGGTATGTCCGGCCAGGTGAACAGGAAGGGGCCCACGTATTCCACAGCCATGTGGGACGAGAGCAATCCAGTCTTGGGATGATTGGAACCTTTATTGTTGAGCCCATGGGATCTCGCTACCTGGATCCGCTTACTGGCAAGGAGACCAAGAGCGGCTGGCAGGTGATGATCGAGAATCCCAATCTTGCGGACTTCAGAGAGTTTGTCATTATCTACCACGAGATCGGCGATGAATCCTTCCGGCCTCTGAACCGCCATGGTGAGATGATTCCTCAACGGGATCCGAACACCGATGCCTATCGCCCCTCAGCCCGCGCCATTAATTATCGAAGCGAACCCTTCGGGGTGAATAACCTGGCTCTTCAGGAAAAATATTTCCACCATGAAGACGAATCATTATCTTACAGTTCCTATACCTTTGGGGATGTCCCGACGACAATCCCCCGCTCCTATATGGGAGATCCTGCGAAGTTCCGTCTTGTTCACGGCGGCGGGGAGGTGTTCCATTCTCACCATCCCCACGGGGGAACGATTCGATGGCTCCGGCAGCCAAAGGCGGATGGCAAAGAAAGTTTTCTCCTGACCGCTGCAGGCAACGGTCCGGTAAAATATCCGGAGGTCCGAACCACATCGGACCGGGTGGATGTCCAGGTGATTGGTCCTTCCGAGGTTCTGGACCTCCAGACAGAATGCGGATCTGGACTCTGTCAACAATTAGCGGGTGATTTCCTGTTCCACTGCCATGTGGCGCATCATTATGTGGCCGGAATGTGGGGTTACTGGCGTGTCTATAACACCCTTCAAAATGGGAATTATCCGTTAGGAAGCACCGACATCATGCCGCCTTTGCAAGAGCTTCCTGACCGTAAGGGTCGGATGAAGCCTGCCGTAACCTCTGACAAGCTCGTGGGCAAGACCATGGATTGGTACGACAAGAAGTGGAACATCACTGCCGGCAAGTCGGACTGGTCCAAGCCCATTCCGGATGTCTCCATTAATGACTGGGTCAAGATGATGGTCCCTCCGGCTGGACAGCCTGGCCACACCTCGGATGAAAAGGGCCAGATTCTGGCTTATGACGCTACGGTGTGGGACTGGACCTGGGAAGGGAAAAAGGCGCTCGGTGAGCCGGAGGTGACCGGAACATTTGACTGGCCGAAATACAAGTCCCCCATGCCGGGAAAGCGCCCGCCGATCCTCTTTGAGGCCAAAACCGGGAAATTGTCTTGGCCCCATTTCAAACCCCATTTTGGAAAACGTGTCCCATTTGCCCGGCATCATGGACCGGCACCCTGGCTTGAACCGATCCATATGGATAAAAATAACGGGGCGTTGCCGAGCGATCCGGGGGGGAAAGGGGCTCTTGGCGAAGAGACGAACCAGCCTGCCCGACCGGGAGAGCAAGGGAGGTGGAGCCTCTGCCCTGAAAATGCAGGACGGAAGCAATATACCATTCATTTTATCCAAACTCCGATTCAGATTACGAAGGGACTTGGAAAGGAAAAGCCGGTCGTGGATCCCAATGGGTTACTTTATGTCCTCCATGAAGAGGAGGCGAAGGTCCGTGCCAACCCGGCGGGGGACCAGACGATCCCACTGGTTTACCGCGCCAGTGTTTATGACTGCGTCGATGTGATCTTAAAGAGCGAGTGGGAAGACAACGACACCACCAACTTCCAGATGTCGAAGATCAACATCCATCCGCATTTCATACAGTTCGACAACCAAGCGTCAGATGGCGTGATCACCGGCTTTTCGTACGAGCAGTCGGTCCGTCCCTTCATCCAGATGACAAAGGAGAAACACAAGGGGCTTCCAACCCCGATGAATGCGGTTCTTACTGAGGATGTCAAGGCGGGGGCTGTCTCTATTAAAATCAAGATGGCAGAGGGCGCGACCTCGTTCCATGTCGGGACAGACCTCATGATCGGTGCGGACGAGGTACAGACCTCCGAAATCCGTTGGATCAAAGATATCAAAGGGGACGTCATCACTTTCAGCGAGCCTTTAAAGTATGACCACAAGAAAGACGAGATTTCGACGGTGGAGTTTGTCCGTTATCGGATGTGGGTGGATGCCGATGTCGGGACCGTCTTCTGGCATGACCATGCCTTCGGGGCCACAACATGGCCTCATGGGGGGGTCGGAGCAATGATCGTGGAGCCGGTGGGGGCCACATACCATGATCCAAAGACCGGGGAACCGATTCGGAGCGGCCCCGTCGCGGACATCCGGTCGACCGAGCCGATCGGCTATGGGGTAAACGGAAGTTTCCGTGAACTGGTCGTGATGCCCCACGACACGGTGCCGTATACAGCCCAGGTGGTTACGGAAGGCAATCCCCCGGGACAGCCCATCCAGACCGCGATCGATGCGGGTCAGACCCTCTCGTTCCAGATGCCATATGATCTGGACAAGGTTGCCGTTCCGATGCTCAACGGGGGAACCCATACCACGGGCGGTGGTTTAAATTTCCGTGCCGAGTCTGTGGCCCGGCGTCTGAAGATCAATCCAGACGCGTCACTCATTTTCTCCAGCAAGGCTCATCAAGATCCCAGCACCCCACTGCTGCGGGCCTATCTGGGTGACACGGTCGTCTTCCGGCTCCTGCATACGTTAATGAATGAAAGTCATACCTGGCATGTGGCGGGCCATGCCTTCCGGACAGAACGTTATGCCGAGAAATCCGACCTGAGGAACGCTCACCACGTGGGAATTGCAGAACGTTATGATTTGGTCACAAAAGCCGGTGGCGTCCAGCAGATGGCAGGGGATTATCTCCATTACAACGGTCGCGCATCCCACTTGTCTGAAGGCAGTTGGGGAATTATCCGGGTTTTGGACAAGGAAGTTTCAGATCTGAAGAAGCTTCCGGGGCGTGACGAAATCCCAGCCTCGGCTAAATCTGTTTGCCCTGCGGATGCCCCGGTGAAGACTTTCAATGTCATTGCGGTAGACCTTGAATTGAATTTTAATAACAACGCCCCGGATGTCATCGAAGTGGACTTTGACCGCAAACTGTTGGTTTCCAATCCTCAGGGTAAGATCTTTATGCTAGAAGGAGAAAAATCAAGGGTGGCCACGGATGGTTATCAACCCCTTCCCCTTACACTCCATGTCAATGTCGGAGATTGCATTAAGATCAATCTCAAGAATGAGATGAAGGCCAGCCGTGCCTCTTTTAGCGCGGACATGCTGGCATTTGATCCTAAGGAATCCCATGGGGTCAATGTCGGTTTGAATCCTGGAGATCAAACGGTTCCTCCCGGAAAGGGCCGCACCTATACCTTCTATGCCCATCCAACGTTGGGTGAAACAGCAGCCCTGGTTTGGGACTGGGGGAACTTCATCAACAACGTCAGAGATGGTCTGTTCGGAGGCATTGTTGTCGGCCCGAAAGGATCAAAATATCGTGATCCATTGACGGGTGAGGATATTTCACTGAAAAGCTCTTGGATAGCGGATGTGATCGTTGATACTTCTATTCCGGAAAATATCGGTCGTTCCGATTACAGAGACGCTTCGCTCTTCTTCCAGGATGAGGATAATATCCTTGGCACATCCTTTATGCCTTACCTCCAGCAGATTGCAGGGTTGGTGGGAGTCAATTATCGGAGTGAACCTTGGCTATATCGGGAAGACAATGGATGTGAGCCAGCCACGATGTTTACTCCCTGTGTGGTTGGAGAGGCTGGTCTGGCCACACCAACCATCCTGGCACATGCAGGGGATCCGGTGCGGATACGTGTGTTTGGTGCTTTCAACGAGCAGAACCAAATCTTCAGCATCGAGGGTCATGAATGGCCCTTTAAGCCCGACATGCCCGGTGCGGATATGTTGAGTAGCCTTCAGTTTGGAGGATCGGAATACCTGGATGTCTATTTGAAGGAAGGGGCCGGTGGACCATTTGCCATCCCGGGTACCTATATCTGGCAGAACCATCGTATGCCTTATGCCCAGGCCGGGCAATGGGGATATCTACAGGTTCTCCCACTGGGAGACCGGCGGATTCTTCCACTCAACAGCAGCGGGCTGGGAGGGAAGGTCGCTGAGGGGCCACAGGAAGAAAATGCCGTGGTTCCTGTCTCTTTAAACCAGAAATAG